One segment of Deltaproteobacteria bacterium RBG_16_64_85 DNA contains the following:
- a CDS encoding transcriptional regulator — protein sequence MPSDRMVRALAETFSALSDPTRVRIISALGGQELCVFDLARLLGLTGSAISHQLRLLRGQRLVKYRKEGKIAYYSLDDDHIRNLLEECIKHVSVG from the coding sequence ATGCCGAGCGACCGGATGGTGAGGGCGCTTGCGGAGACCTTCAGCGCCCTGAGCGACCCCACACGCGTCCGGATCATCTCCGCGCTCGGGGGGCAGGAGCTCTGCGTTTTCGACCTGGCGCGTCTCCTGGGCCTGACCGGTTCGGCGATCTCGCACCAGCTGAGACTCCTTCGCGGGCAGCGCCTCGTGAAGTACCGCAAGGAAGGGAAGATCGCATATTATTCGCTGGACGACGACCACATCCGAAACCTCCTGGAGGAATGCATCAAGCACGTCTCCGTGGGGTGA